The following DNA comes from Desulfuromonas sp..
TCACGGTGGAGAAACGACCCGGGTTCCAGGGGGCCAATGGAGACCACTTCTACAAAAGGCAGCTCTGCAAGCCCTGGTATGATCTGGGACGATGTGCTGCCGATAAGGACACTCGGCGGATAGGTGCTGCGGATGCGTACTCCCGCCTTCTGGAGGGCTTTCCGGGCTACTGCCATCTGCCCGGGAGATTCGCTTTTGAGAACAATGAGAATGTGATCGGCCCCTGCAGAATGGGACTTGGCATCATTCGCACCGGCAGGTGGCGACAGGCAGACAAGGAAAACGAAAATGGATACCAGCAGGTAGAGTTTGCCTTTCATGATTCCCTCCTTGGCATGTGCAGTGCGCCCGAATTAATTAATTAACAATTCAGACAAATAGGTCCACGCTATTTCCGGGAGGATTATAGGGAAATATAAAACGAATTTCAATGTGATAAATATTGAAAGATGATTTTAATGTACGGGGGCGTGTCGCGGGAGGCTGGAAAGGGGAATCCGGGGGCTGCGTTTAAACAGGAAGGAGTTGGCCCCCGCAGGCGGGGTGCAGGTAGCTCCGGCCGCGGGGAAGGCGCCGGGTCCGGCGGATCTCCGTGCCGCAGCGGCGGCAGACGGCAACGACTTTGAGTCGCTTTCGATGCAGGGCGGCCAGTGCCTCGCTGCGCCCACGGCAGGAGAAGTCGACTCCGAGAGCCGTGGCCCAGGCCCGCCACCGCGGTCCGTGGGGCCTGCGGTGGCGCCGGCCGGCCGGGTCGGCGAGGTGGTCGCAGGCGTGGGCCAATTCGTGGAGAAAGGTGTTGAGCAGGATGTCCGGCTCCTGGGTGAACTGGAGGCGGATGCAGACCGCCTCGGCCCCCCGGGAGACGTAGGCCCCGAGGGTGCGGGTTGCGCGGCTGCGCCGTACCGGGATGCCGGCGAGGCGTTCGAGCAGGACCGCGGCCTCTCCGGTGGGCAGCATCGAGCGAACCCCTATCGTTAGCTGGGGCCAGAGGCGGAGTTTTTCGGCGAGGAGTCGGACTGTGGAGTGGTCTGGCACGTTCGTTGATCCTTGGAGTGGGGCAGGCCTGTCTGTGATCCCCGGATATCCGGGGATCACCTTCAATCCCGGTAGCGCTTTTGCAGGTCGCCGTAGGCGTCGATGCGCCGGTCGCGGAGGAAGGGCCAGATGCGGCGCACCTGTTCGCATCGCTACAGGTCCACCTCTGTCATCAGGACGCCCTCCTCGGTGCCGGCCCGGGCCAGCCACTCCCCTTGGGGGCCGACGGCGAAGCTGTGCCCCCAGAACCGGGCCCCCGCTGTCTGTCCGCTCGGGTCGTCCTCGGAGCCGACCCGGTTGACCGCGATCAGGGGCAGGCCGTTGGCCACGGCGTGGCCTCGCTGCACGGTCTGCCAGGCCTCGAGCTGGCGCCCCTGCTCCTCCGGCTCGTCCAGGGGGTCCCAGCCGATGGCGGTGGGATAGAGGAGGAGGTCCGCCCCGGCCAGTGCCATGAGCCGGGCCGCCTCGGGGTACCACTGGTCCCAGCAGACCAAGAGGCCGAGCTTGCCGACGGAGGTCTCCACCGGTTCGAAGCCGAGATCGCCGGGGGTGAAGTAGAACTTCTCGTAATAGCCGGGATCGTCGGGGATGTGCATCTTGCGGTATCGGCCGGCGAGGGAACCGTCCTTCTCGATGACGACGGCGGTGTTGTGGTACAGGCCGGCGGCGCGTTTTTCGAAGAGTGAAAGGACCAGGACCACCTCGAGTTCCCGGGCCAGGCTCGCAAAGGCCTCGGTGGTGGGACCCGGGATCGTCTCGGCCCGGTCGAACTGGGCGGTGTCTTCGCTCTGGCAGAAGTAGGGGCCGGTGTGCAGTTCCGGAAGGACGATCAGCCGGGCGCCTCCGGCGGCGGCCTTGCGGATGGCGTCATGGCTGCGGGCGATGCTCTCCTGGCGGTCGGCGTGGCAGCTTTGCTGGACCAGTCCGATGGTCAGTCGGTTCATGGCAGAACTCCTCGGGGCAGCTGCATGGTGACGCAGTGCAGCGAACCGTGCTGCAGAATCAGGGGCGAGCAGTCGATGCCGACGATTTCGCGGCCGGCAAAGGCCAGTCCGATCGTCTTCAGGGCGGCCTCGTCGGCGGGATCGCCGTAGGTCGGGACGAGCACCGCGCCGTTGAGCGCCAAAAAGTTGGCGTAGGTGGCCGGCAGGCGCTGCCCCTCGTCGTCGAACCGGGGCTTCGGCCAGGGCAGGGGGAGGAGGCGGTAGGGGGCCCCGGCCGGGGTTCGGAAACGCTCCAACTCCGCGGCCATCCGGCGGAGGGGTTCGAAGTGTTCGTCCTCCGGGTCGTCGCAGGCCATGTGGAGAATGGCGTCGCCGGGGGCGAAGCGGGCGAGGGTGTCGACGTGGGCGTCGGTGTCGTCGCCGGCCAGGTATCCGTTCTCGAGCCACAGGACGCGGTCGGCCCCGAAGTGCTCCCGCAGGCGCGTCTCGATCATGCCGCGGTCGAGGTGGGGGTTGCGGTTGGGCCCGAGCAGACATTCGGAGGTGGTCAGGATCGTTCCTTTCCCGTCGCTGTCGATGCTTCCGCCCTCGAGGACGAGCCCGGTCGTGCGCAGGGGGGCTGCGCCGAAGGCCCCTGCCGCGTGGAGGCGCCGGCTGATCAGGTTGTCGAGGTCGGCGGGGAACTTCAGGCCCCAGCCGTTGAAGCCGAAGTCGAGCAGGACGGGACTGCCGTTTTCCAGGATCGTGATCGGCCCGAAGTCCCGCGACCAGGTGTCGTTGTTCGGAATCTCGAGAATACGGACCCGCTCGTGATCGGCGCCGACGCTGCCGAGTCCGGCACGGACGGCGGAGGCGTCGTGGGCGACGATCAGGACCTTCCCGAAGCGGGCGGCCTGCCGTGCAATCTCGGTAAAGACCGGTTCCACAAGGTGAAGGATCGGGGTCCAGTCGCTCCCCGGATGAGGCCAGGCGAGCAGGATGCCGTCCTGTTCTTCCCATTCGGCCGGAAGTCTTTTGATCATCTGTTCAATGCTCTCCCGAGACGTGAATTGAGCGTCGCCAAATCCTAGAGAAAAACCGATCCTTTTGCAATCCCTTCCGGCTCTTCTTCGCGCCTTCGGATCACAGCCCGGCCAGGCGGAAGAGGATGTAGGCGGCGGTCCCTCCAAGGGTTGCGAGGGTGGCCATGCCCAGCACCAGGGTTCGCCACGGCCGACGAAGGTGGAGCAGTTGCACGCCCGGGCGCCAGGGGAACTCGCCGCCGTAGCGGCGGCGCATTTCAGCGGCGGTGACCAGGAAGGTCAACCACAGGGCGGCCAGGGCGAAGCCCCCGAGGACGTCGCTGAACCAGTGGATTCCCAGGTAAAGGCGTGAGAATCCGACCAGCAGAACCACGAAGGTGGCGCCGAGGACCAGGTGAAAGCGGCTCTGTCCTTCGCGCGTGGCATCGAGCAGGAAATAGACCAGCAAGCCGTAGAGAATCAGGACCAGGAAAGCGTGGGCGCTGGGAAAACTGGCCGACAGCGGGTCTATCGCTTCAAAGAAGGGGGTCGGGCGGGGCCGGTCGAAAAGTCTCTTGAGCAGGACCACCAGCAGGTAGCCCCCCGACATTCCGACCGCCACGATGACCGCTGAAAAATCACGGTTGAAAAGGACCAGCCAGACCACCAGAAGGACCGTGGTCATGAGCAACACCGGCCAGTCGCCGAGGCAGGTGACGGCCGTTATCAGGCGATCGGTTGCAGGATGGTGCAGGTCAAGCATCATCCTGTAGATCGGCAGGTCGAAGGCCGCCAGCGTTCGTTGCAGGTTGATGGCTCCGACGAGCCAGAAAAATAGGATCGCGAAGAGGGTGCTGAAGCCGAAGCCGACGGTCAGGTAGAGCCCGGAGCCGCTGCGCAGGGTGAAGCGATCGGCGAGGAAGGCGTAAATGGCCGGGTAATCGTCCCGCAGGGTCGCCAGGGGCCTGCGCCTTTGAAGGCGGGCCCATCTCAGCCCGGCGCGCCGCCGGGACCGGGTCCAGAGGCGGTAGAGTCGGGGGACGGCGCTTTTCCAAAACCAGATGTAGATGACGAGGAGCAGGGTCAGCACGGCCACGAACAGGCCGAAGCGCCCGGTCCAGAGCTTGACGAGGTCCCAGCTTGTGCCGAAGAAGTAGCCGAGGCCGGGATAGGCAAGGCCCCAGAGGATCCCGCTGATCAGGGCGAACAGGGCAAAGACCGGGGGCCGCATCTGGGCCCCCCCGGCGACGAAGGGGATGAAGGGGCGCAGAAAACCGACGAAACGGCCGAGAAAGACGCTTTTACCGCCGTGCTCAAGAAAAAAAACTTCCGCTTTGTGAAGGGTTTCCTGGCGCTTCTGGATCACCGGCCAGTTTCGCAGCACCCCCCCGAAACGCGCCCCCAGCCAATAACTGAGGAGGTCTCCTATGATCGCCCCGAAGGCGGCAACGGCTACCAGGGGGGCGTACGCCCCCTTGCCGTGGGCTGCGAGGAACCCGGCGAAGACGACCAGAACGCTGCCTGGGACGAAGATCCCGGCCACGGCCAGCGATTCGAAAAAGGAGATCAGGCCCACTAGAACGTAGTAGGGTCCCCCGGAGGGGAGCCAGGCGGTGAGCTGTTGCAACCACGGGTCCATGCAGTCCTCGCGACTGAATGCGCATCTGCCGGGGGCGAAGGGGCGGCGCGGGGGACGTCTCATGTGAATTGTAGCAAAAAAAGATCGACTAACCGGGGCGGAAGCCGGCGTGCCAGAGCTCGAAGACGGCCACCTTGTCGGGGCCGAAGCGAGCGAGGGAGGAGCGGACCTGATCCGGGGATCGCTCGCGATGGGAGCGGTCGGGGTGCTTGGAAAAGAAGAGGTCGGCATAAGCCACGATCTGCTCTTCCCGGGAGACCGGGCGCAGGTCCCGGTGCGGAAGGGGCAGGCCCTGCCGGTAGATGTCCTCGGGGGAGAGTCCGACTCCGATATGGCGGTCGCAGACGAGGGCGTGACGGGGCAGACCCTCACTTTCGAGGAGTTCGCGGCCCATGTAGCCGTGGGCCAGGTACGGCAGGTCGCCCCGGCATCCCAGCTCGGGTGCATCGGTGAAATGGATGCCGATATCGTGGAGCAGGGCGGCTTCCTCGACGAAGCGGACCTCTGCATCGGCGAGGCCGATGTGCTTGGCGACGGTCACCGCCTTGCGGGCCACCCGGGTACTGTGGTCGACCAGGATGCGATACCGCGCAGACCCCGGAGGGTGGTATTTGGCGATCAGCTGGAGAGGGTTCATGGCTACCCATTATAGGCAAACGGAGCGCGGGGGAAAACGTCTTTTTTAGCGCAGGCGGGGAGATGCCGGTGGAAACGGGAGCGGTTTTAAAAGTCGACCGCGGTCGATAATTCTTGACCCCCGGTCCTCCTGGAACGTAATATCCGACCGTAGTCGACTTTTTGGGGAGACATATGAGCGGCATCCGAGCAGCAAAGAAACGCGAAACCCGCAAGGCCATCCTTGAGGCGGCCCTCCGGCTCTTTTCCGAAAAGGGGTTCGAAGGGACGAGCATGGAGGAGCTGGCCCGGGCGGCCGGTGTGGGAAAAGGGACCATTTACGGCTATTTCAAGGCGAAAGACGATATATTTTTGGCCTACTGCGAGGAAGAGGTCGAATACGCTTTCCAAACCCTCGCTGAAACTCTCGATCCGGAGGCTCCCCTCCTGGAGCAGTTGATGACGCTGTTCATGAGCCAGTTCGATTTCGTCACCCGAAACCACGAGTTCGGCCGCCTGATGGCGCGGGAGATCGCCTTTCCCAAGGAGCCCTCCCCGGGGAAATCGAAGCAACTGGAAGACCGTTACCTGCAGGGGATCGGCGAGGTCCTGGAACGGGCCAAAGGGCGCGGGGAATTGAAAGAGGGCAGTGAAACCTTCTGGGCGACCGGCCATTTTTATGCTCTCTACCTGGTCTCTCTTTCCGGTTGGTACGCGGGATATCTTCAGGATCGCCGGGAAGTCGAGGCCGGAATGCGGACCCTTTTGATCCAGGCTCTCAACGGCCTCGGGCCACAGGGGAAAGAAACCCGTCCCGAGCAGGATATTCTCGATCAGATCAGGATGCGGTTTGATGATGTCTGAGGGGCAATCCCCTTCCTGGTCCGGTCCCACTGGAGGATTATTTGATCAATATGAAACGATTTAGTGTTTGGATAAAGGTCCTGGGGCTGATTCTGGCCCTGTCCCCTCTGACGGCGCCGCCGTCGCTGGCGAAAGACTATATTGAGGGACTCGACGAGTGGCCCGTGATGCCCTTGCGGACCGCTGTCCAACTCGGCCTGGAACAGAACTTCGACCTGCGGGCCGGGGCGCTGAACCCTGCCATCGCCGATCGCGACCACACGGCAGCAGAGGCGCGCTTCGATGTCAGCGTCGACGCCGCCGTTTCCGCCCAGGGCAACCGGCAGCCAGAAAGGGTTCCCCTCATCGATCAGGAGGGTAGAAGCCTCGCTGCTGAGGCCGGTTTGAGCAAGGTTTTCCGAACCGGCCTTGACGGGCGCCTGTCCCTGCAGACCGCGCGCAGCAGCGACAATCTTGCCCAGAGCGGCCGCAGTCCCGAGTATGCAACCGCCCTGTTGCTCGACCTGACCCAGCCCCTGCTGCGGGATTTTGGATCGTCGGTCAACACCGCCGACCTGCGCATCGCCGACACGCGGCGCCGGCATGCGACCCTGGGCTATCTCGATCAGGCCCAGAGGGTTGCAGAGGCGATCGAGTCCGGGTACTTCGATCTCGCCCAGGCGATCGAGACCTACCGCTACCGCATCGAGTCCAGAGATCTGGCGCAGGAACTGCTGGAGGGCAACCGGGAGAAGCTCGAGGCCGGGATCATCCCCGTCTCCGAAGTCCAGGAAGCGGAGACCGCCGTCGCCGCGCGAGACGAATTGGTGCTTCTGGCGCGGCAGGAGGTGGAAACCGCCGGGAACCGGCTCAAGGGCCTGCTCGGGATCAAGCAGGAGTACCCTCTGAGCCGGAATTTCTACCGGACCGAGCCGATGCCCGGACCGGATCAGCCCTTTCCCCAAGTGGAGCAGGCTCTCGAACAGGCGCTCGACGACCGGCCCGACCTGGCGAGCCGCCGGCTCGAGGTGGAAAACCGGCAGATCCGCCTCGAGTTCGATCGCAACCAGACCCTTCCCCGGCTCGACCTGCAGGCGACCCTTGCCGTCAATGGCCTCTCCGGGGAGGACGGGGCAGGAACCTCCTCACGGCGGGACTACATCGACTCCCTCGATGGCATGGCCGGTGCCGACGGGTACGGCTGGTTTGCCGGGGTCGGTTTCTCTTACCCCCTTGAAAACCGGGCCGCCAAGGCCCTTCACGACCGCTCCAGACTCGAAAAGCGTCAGGCCGTTTATGACGTCAAGGGTTTGGAGACGACGGTCGAGACCGAGATCATCAACGCTCTGATCCGCGTCAAGCGGGGCTTGGAGCGGGTCCGGGTCGCAGGCCGCTTCGAGGCTCTTGCCGACCTGACCCTGAAGCAGGAGATGGAGCGGCTCGTCGAGGGACTCTCCGATACCTTTCGCATTCTCGACTTTCAGGACGACGTGATCGACGCCCGAATCCGCAACATCACCGCCCAGGCCGATGTCAACCGCGGGCTTGCAAGCCTGCACCGGGCCATGGGGAACAACCTGGAGCGTCTCGGGGTGACGGTCAAAACTTTCGACAAGGAGCAATTTCATGAATAGGACGATGACCCGGGCTCTGGTCCTGGGCTGCCTGGCTTTGGCCGCTCTTTCGGGATGCGGCAAGGATGCCGAGAGCGGAACGAACGGGGAAGGGACGCCCCGGGAAAAGGTGACCAACGTGACCTTAGCGACCGTCACCGCGGCGGACCACCGAGAGAATTTCACCCTGCCGGGGACCCTCGAGGCCTGGGAAGATCTGACCCTGGCAGCGGAAATCCCAGGTTCTGTTCGCTGGATAGGGCCGGAAGAGGGGGACCGCCTGAAGCAGGGGCAGTCGATCCTGCGCCTCGACCTCGATACCCTGGAGGCGAAGGTGGCCCGCGACCAGGCCGAATACGATCGGCTGAAACAGCACCTGCAGCGGCGCCAGGGACTGGTGGAGAAGAAGCTCGTCAGCCAGCAGGAGTACGAGGACGCAGTTCAGGCCCTGAAGGTGGCCGAAGCCAACCTTCGGGTCTCCCGGGTCGCCCTGGAGAAGAGTTCCCTCAGGAGCCCCGTCGATGGTGTCCTCGACGAGTTGCTCATCGACCTGGGGGAGTACGTCGGGGTGGGGGACCCGGTCGCCGTGGTGGTGCAGGTCGATCGCCTCAAGGTCCTGGTGGACGTTCCGGAGAAGGATGTCGCCGACCTCGCGGTCGGAGACGGGGTCGAGGTGGAGGCGGCCTCGATCGGCCGGGGGGCGCCGCCCCGGCTCTCCGGAAAGGTGATTCACCTGGCCTACAAGGCCGACCCGGTCACCCGGACCTACCGGGCCAAGATCGCCATCGACAACAGCGCCGGCTCGCTCCGGCCTGGCATGATCGTCAAGGCCGCTTTTGTCCGCCGCGAACTGAAAGGCGTGATCGCGGTTCCTCTTTATGCCCTGGTGGACCAGGACGGCGTCAAGGTGGTCTACGTCGCCGAAGAGGGGAGAGCCGTGCGTCGCGTGGTGGTGGCGGGGCCGGTGGTCGGCGACCGTGTCGTGATCGTGGAAGGCCTGGCTTCCGGGGAGAAGCTGATCGTCAAGGGGCAGCAACTGGTGACCGACGGCGCGGCGGTCAGCGAGGGGCACTGAAATGCTGATCTCCAACGCCGCCATCCATAACCGTCGCACCGTTTTCGTGCTGATGCTGATGTTCATTGTGGTCGGCATTTTCAGCTACGCGACTCTGCCGCGCGAATCGACCCCCGACATCACCATCCCCAACGTGCTGGTCGTGACCTCCCACGAGGGAGTGGCGCCGGCCGACATCGAGACCCTCATAACGCTCCCCATCGAACGCAAGCTGAAGGGGCTAAAGGGGGTCGAGGAGATCCGCTCGGTGAGCGCCGAGGGCTCCTCGATGATCACCGTCGAGTTCACCCCGGACGTGGATATCGACGACGCCCTGCAGAAAGTGCGGGACAAGGTCGATCAGGCCAAGGGCGACCTCCCTGACGACCTCGAGAACGACCCCTCGATCATCGAGATCAACCTCTCGGAGTTCCCTATCCTCATGGTGGCGGTCTCCGGGGATGTCGGCGAGCCGGTCCTGAAGAGGGTCGCCGAAGAACTCGAGGACCGGGTCGAGGAGATCCCCGGGGTCCTCGAGGTCGACCTCACCGGCGCCCGCGAGCGGGAGATCCGGGTCGAGTTCGATCCCGACCGGATGGCCGCCTATCGCCTCTCCTTCGCCGAGATCCTCTCCACTATCAGGCGCGAGAACGTCAACATCCCCGGCGGCAGCATCGACATCGGCGAGGGCAAGTACCTGCTGCGCATCCCCGGCGAATTCACCGACCCGGACCAGGTCGACAACCTGATCCTGGTCACCCGGGACGAGCGCCCCATCTACCTCAAGGACGTGGCCGTCGTGCGCGACACCTTCGAGGACCACACCAGCTACGCCCGCCTCAATGGCAAGCAGAGCGTCACCCTGGCGATCAAAAAACGCACGGGGGAAAACATCATCGCCATCTCCGACCAGGTCTTCGGCCTGCTCGAGGGGGCCCGGGACCTGCTGCCGCCAGGGGTGGAACTGTCGGTGACTCTCAACGAGTCGAAGGACATCCGGCGCATGGTTTCGGATCTGGAGAACAACATCCTCACCGGGTTGATCCTGGTGGTTGTCGTCCTCTTTCTCTTTCTCGGGCTCAACAATGCTCTCTTCGTCGCCCTGGCGATCCCTTTCTCGATGCTCATCTCTTTCAGTGTGCTTCAGGCGATGGGGATCACCCTCAACATGGTCGTCCTCTTCAGCCTTATCCTCGCCCTGGGGATGCTGGTCGACAACGCCATCGTCGTGGTGGAGAACATCTACCGGCACATGCAGGAGGGGATGGACCGCATCGCCGCGGCCAGAACGGCCGCGGCCGAAGTCGGCTGGCCGGTCATCAGCTCGACCCTGACGACCCTCTGCGCTTTTTCTCCGATGATGTTCTGGCCGGGGATCATGGGGGAGTTCATGAAGTACCTTCCCCTGACCCTTATCGTGACCCTCTCCGCGTCCCTGTTCGTCGCCCTGGTCATCAACCCGGTTCTCTGCGCGGTCTTTATGCGGGTCAAAGAGCCGAAGGGGACGAGTCGGGAGCGCTCCACCCTCGCGATCCGCCTTTACCGGGGCCTTCTCGAATTCTCCCTCGATCACAGAGGCCTGATCGTCGGCGGCGCATTGGCCCTGCTGGTGGCGATCGTCGCCGCCTACGGGGCTCTCGGCCACGGCGTCGAACTCTTCCCCGACACCGAGCCGAACCGCGCCTTCGTCGAGATCAAGGCCCCCGAGGGGACGAGCCTCGATTCCTCCGACGCCCTCGCCCGCATCGCCGAAGAGGCGGCCGCACAGGAGGGGGACGTGCGCTACGCCATCGCCGAGGTCGGGGTCGGCAGTTCCTCGGAAATGGGCGGCGGTACCGCCGGCCAGTCACACCAGAGCAAGGTCTCCCTCGACTTCGTCGACCGGCACGACCGCCACGAGGATTCGAACTTGGTCCTGGCCCGGATCCGGGAGGCCCTTTCCGGCGTCGCGGGGGCCGACATAAAGGCCGAGAAGCAGAAGGAGGGGCCGCCGACCGGGCCGCCGGTCAACATCGAGATCAGCGGGGAGAAAGTCGAGGTCCTCGATGCCCTCGTACAGCAGGCGAGGATGCTGATCCGCGACGTCCCCGGGCTGGTCGACCTCAAGGATGACCTCTCCAAGGCCAAGCCGGAGATCAGGGTGCAGGTCGACCGGGAGAAGGCGACCCTCCTTGGCCTCTCCACCGCAGACATCTCGCAGACGGTGAAGGCCGCCATCAGCGGCAGCAAACTCGGGGTTTACCGGGAAGGAAAGGACGAGTACGACATCGTCGCCCGTCTCCCCGAAGATCGGCGCCAGGGCTTCGGCGATATCGAGAACCTGCTGGTTCCCACCGCTGGCGGCGACCCGGTCCCCCTCTCCACCGTCGCCCGCCTCGAGATCGGCTCCGGTTTCGGGGCCATCCGTCACATCAACCAGAAGCGGGTGGTGACCCTCTCTGCGAACACCTACGGCCGGAACAGCAACGAGGTGCTCGCCGAGGTGCAGCGGCGCCTGACCGGTCTCGATATCCCCGGCGGCTACCGCATCGACTTCTCCGGCGAGCAGGAGGAGCAGCAGAAGGCGACCGCCTTTCTGAGCAAGGCCTTCGTCGCCGCGGTCTTCATGATCGCCCTGGTGCTCCTCACCCAGTTCAACTCGGTCCGGCAGGCGGGGATCGTCATGACCTCGGTGATTTTATCCCTGACCGGGGTCTTTCTCGGCCTGATGCTGACGGCGACCCCCTTCGGCATCATCATGACCGGCATCGGGGTCATCTCCCTCGCCGGGGTGGTGGTCAACAACGCCATCGTGCTCATCGACTACGTCAACCAGCTGCGGGGGCAGGGGATGGAACTGCGCGACGCCCTGGTCCGGGCGGGGACCGTCCGGTTCCGGCCGGTGCTGTTGACAGCGGTGACGACCATTCTCGGCCTCTTGCCGATGGCGGTAGGAGTCAGCTTCGATTTCCGCTCCTTCAGCTGGGAGATCGGGGGCGAGTCGGCGGCATGGTGGGGGCCGATGGCGATCGCCGTTATCTTCGGGCTGGCCGTTGCCACCTTGCTGACCCTGGTCGTTGTGCCGGTGTTGTACTCCCTCTCCGAAACGTTCACCCTGCGGCGGCGCCTCAAGAAGTCCGCCTAGCCCGCCGACGCTTCCTGGCCTCGGTGCGGGGCCCTCCGTTGGGTCTCCGTTGCTCGTCCCTGGGCGGCGGAGAGCGCCCGTAGCATCGGACCGTTTCTTTGTCTCGGAGATTCGCCTGATAGCGTGTCTCGAATAGAAAAAGGCCGGGCATGCGCCCGGCCTTTTGGTTCAGATCGATGGATGGTGCTTCAGGAACGGAAGCGGATGTTGAACTGGGTCTGGTCCCGTCCCCGGACCACGAAGATGACCTCTACCTCGTGGGGCCGAAGGGACTTCGACGACCCGCCCTTGTCATGGATCCCGGCAAAGACCATGGTCTTGCCGCCGACCCGCATGCTCTTGACCTGAATGGCGTCCTGGCTTTCGGCCTTGCCGTAAGCCTCCAATATTTCCACCCATTGGCCAACGTCTACGTGATCGGCGTTCTTGGCAGGGATCTGGTATTTTCGTTCCATAGATAAACCCCCGAATGATTCGTCAAAACAGTGTATACGTGAAACCCGAAATGTTGTAAAGAGAAAATTATTCTCCAACGCAAACGGGGATTGTCAAGTCGTTGGGAGCCTTTCTTGTCGATTTTTGCGAAAGAGAGAGGGCCCAAATACGAAGCCGGGAAGCCCGGGCTTTTGAAAAGCCGTTCTGTTGACTCTTGGCCCTCTTTTTCTCGTCAGGCTCTTGTTTCTATTCGTTTCGGATAATTCCCCTTTAAAGTTTAGATTTAGGACCTGCTAAGGTTGTTGTCATGGTAACCCTGTGGTATCTTTGGGCCGCCTGTCATGGCCCTGGGCAGCATCGGGGAACGCATGCGTTTTTGGGGGGATCCGGTGGCCAACACCTTCGGGCTTCGCGCCCAGATACTGCTTCATATCCTTCTCCTTGCAGGAGCCGCGCTTCTGTTTGCGGGGTTTCTTTTTCTGCGTCTCACAGAAAGCGCCCTGCTCGATCAGCGGGTCAGTCACGCAGTCGCGACCATGGAGGTTTTTTCCAGGA
Coding sequences within:
- a CDS encoding efflux RND transporter permease subunit; this encodes MLISNAAIHNRRTVFVLMLMFIVVGIFSYATLPRESTPDITIPNVLVVTSHEGVAPADIETLITLPIERKLKGLKGVEEIRSVSAEGSSMITVEFTPDVDIDDALQKVRDKVDQAKGDLPDDLENDPSIIEINLSEFPILMVAVSGDVGEPVLKRVAEELEDRVEEIPGVLEVDLTGAREREIRVEFDPDRMAAYRLSFAEILSTIRRENVNIPGGSIDIGEGKYLLRIPGEFTDPDQVDNLILVTRDERPIYLKDVAVVRDTFEDHTSYARLNGKQSVTLAIKKRTGENIIAISDQVFGLLEGARDLLPPGVELSVTLNESKDIRRMVSDLENNILTGLILVVVVLFLFLGLNNALFVALAIPFSMLISFSVLQAMGITLNMVVLFSLILALGMLVDNAIVVVENIYRHMQEGMDRIAAARTAAAEVGWPVISSTLTTLCAFSPMMFWPGIMGEFMKYLPLTLIVTLSASLFVALVINPVLCAVFMRVKEPKGTSRERSTLAIRLYRGLLEFSLDHRGLIVGGALALLVAIVAAYGALGHGVELFPDTEPNRAFVEIKAPEGTSLDSSDALARIAEEAAAQEGDVRYAIAEVGVGSSSEMGGGTAGQSHQSKVSLDFVDRHDRHEDSNLVLARIREALSGVAGADIKAEKQKEGPPTGPPVNIEISGEKVEVLDALVQQARMLIRDVPGLVDLKDDLSKAKPEIRVQVDREKATLLGLSTADISQTVKAAISGSKLGVYREGKDEYDIVARLPEDRRQGFGDIENLLVPTAGGDPVPLSTVARLEIGSGFGAIRHINQKRVVTLSANTYGRNSNEVLAEVQRRLTGLDIPGGYRIDFSGEQEEQQKATAFLSKAFVAAVFMIALVLLTQFNSVRQAGIVMTSVILSLTGVFLGLMLTATPFGIIMTGIGVISLAGVVVNNAIVLIDYVNQLRGQGMELRDALVRAGTVRFRPVLLTAVTTILGLLPMAVGVSFDFRSFSWEIGGESAAWWGPMAIAVIFGLAVATLLTLVVVPVLYSLSETFTLRRRLKKSA